A region of Halalkaliarchaeum desulfuricum DNA encodes the following proteins:
- a CDS encoding glycosyltransferase has protein sequence MNVSERSLIGLQEIDGYATDIVTEDLDLVVRLHRQMLENDRPCRVEFVPEPVVWAQVPETLADLSTQRRRWYRGLYLLSEGIGPLIETYGYVVVPVAFALGVVNLESQSRFF, from the coding sequence GTGAACGTCTCGGAACGGTCGCTGATCGGGCTCCAGGAGATCGACGGCTACGCCACCGACATCGTCACCGAGGACCTGGATCTGGTGGTGCGGCTCCACCGACAGATGCTCGAAAACGATCGGCCCTGTCGGGTCGAGTTCGTCCCGGAACCGGTGGTCTGGGCCCAGGTGCCGGAGACGCTTGCGGATCTGAGCACACAGCGCCGACGGTGGTACCGCGGACTGTACCTGCTTTCGGAGGGGATCGGGCCGCTGATCGAAACGTACGGCTACGTTGTGGTGCCGGTCGCGTTCGCGCTGGGGGTGGTGAACCTCGAGTCGCAGTCACGATTTTTTTGA
- a CDS encoding DUF429 domain-containing protein encodes MSDASLSVGAVRGDAAWVAVAFDGREFDHAEVFPEIGDLWLRYEEADRILVDVPIGLVDDGDPHRQCDVLAKQVLQHDDGGEPPRESSRPGVTPVREATRKRRYSTAAKVHERKTGERLPEAAFERAPSIAAVDELVGEIPEARATILESRPDVCFRAIGDGPLRYDRRTAGGYAERMRRLAAFDRDGAPTVQAAAEATAGHDVRIEDVLDAVVLGYTARPSRAPLRSLPEEPPTDERGLPMRIVYRAEEPLVDG; translated from the coding sequence ATGAGTGACGCGTCGCTGTCGGTTGGGGCCGTTCGGGGTGACGCCGCGTGGGTAGCCGTTGCCTTCGACGGCCGGGAGTTCGATCACGCCGAGGTCTTCCCCGAAATCGGTGACCTGTGGCTTCGGTACGAGGAGGCCGACCGGATCCTCGTCGACGTGCCGATCGGCCTGGTCGACGACGGGGATCCCCACCGGCAATGTGACGTTCTCGCAAAACAGGTCCTCCAGCACGACGACGGCGGAGAACCGCCGCGAGAGTCGAGCCGTCCGGGCGTCACTCCGGTCCGGGAAGCGACGCGAAAGCGACGGTACTCGACCGCCGCGAAAGTTCACGAGCGGAAGACGGGCGAACGGCTCCCCGAGGCCGCCTTCGAGCGTGCGCCCTCGATCGCCGCGGTGGACGAACTCGTCGGGGAGATTCCGGAGGCGAGAGCGACGATCCTGGAATCGCGGCCGGACGTCTGTTTTCGTGCCATCGGCGACGGGCCGCTGCGGTACGACCGACGGACTGCGGGCGGGTACGCCGAACGGATGCGCAGGCTGGCGGCGTTCGATCGGGACGGGGCGCCGACGGTCCAGGCCGCCGCAGAGGCCACGGCGGGTCACGACGTGCGGATCGAGGATGTGCTCGACGCCGTGGTTCTGGGATACACCGCCCGACCGTCCAGGGCGCCGCTCCGATCGCTGCCCGAAGAGCCGCCGACCGACGAGCGTGGGCTCCCGATGCGGATCGTCTATCGCGCCGAAGAGCCGCTCGTCGACGGATAG
- a CDS encoding ABC transporter permease codes for MALAASVVAGGIGIAFVATMMGLEVTANRRELATLAVVGFSARSRALVVTAEAVTVTVAGGLLGVALGAVGLLALNAGVARAVGVPAVGTLSPWIVAYGLGIAILIGIVTAPYLSYLGLRTDTLAELSR; via the coding sequence ATGGCGCTCGCAGCGAGCGTGGTCGCCGGCGGAATCGGCATCGCGTTCGTCGCCACCATGATGGGGCTGGAGGTGACGGCGAACCGCCGGGAGCTGGCGACGCTTGCGGTGGTCGGGTTCTCCGCCCGGTCGCGGGCGCTGGTCGTCACCGCCGAGGCGGTCACCGTGACGGTCGCAGGCGGCCTTCTCGGGGTGGCGCTGGGGGCTGTCGGACTCCTCGCACTGAACGCGGGCGTCGCCCGGGCGGTCGGCGTGCCGGCGGTCGGCACGTTGTCGCCCTGGATCGTCGCCTATGGGCTGGGCATCGCGATCCTCATCGGGATCGTGACCGCGCCGTATCTCTCGTATCTCGGCCTGCGAACCGACACGCTCGCGGAACTGTCACGATGA
- a CDS encoding 1,4-dihydroxy-2-naphthoate polyprenyltransferase — protein MATQDVSRRKAWLIAARPQTLPAALAPVVVGVGIALQDGVFAAAPAVAALVGASLIQIGTNFANDYYDAVQGADTEKREGFTRVTAGGLIEPQSVKRAMWLTFAAAVVVGTYLVYVGGVPILVVGLVSIAAGIAYTGGPYPLGYHGLGDLFVFVFFGVIAVVGTYYVQAAALLPGAFPVWIPPGTVTVPAVVASLPIAALSTNILVVNNVRDREEDAETGKRTLTVRFGYRFSRAQFLSMLALAYAVPFWFLLQGWSIVVLSPLLTLPFAGRIARTVLTETAGDVLNPALESAGKLLAAFAILFAVGLAIG, from the coding sequence ATGGCTACGCAGGACGTCTCGCGGCGGAAGGCCTGGCTCATCGCCGCGCGGCCACAGACGCTGCCGGCGGCGCTCGCGCCGGTCGTCGTCGGGGTGGGGATCGCGCTCCAGGACGGCGTGTTCGCGGCCGCGCCGGCGGTTGCCGCGCTGGTCGGTGCCTCGCTCATCCAGATCGGCACCAACTTCGCCAACGACTACTACGACGCCGTCCAGGGGGCCGACACCGAAAAGCGCGAAGGCTTCACGCGGGTGACTGCCGGCGGGTTGATCGAACCCCAGTCCGTGAAACGGGCGATGTGGCTCACGTTCGCCGCCGCGGTGGTGGTCGGCACGTACCTGGTGTACGTCGGCGGGGTGCCGATCCTCGTCGTCGGGCTGGTGTCGATCGCCGCCGGGATCGCCTACACCGGCGGCCCGTACCCGCTCGGATATCACGGCCTCGGCGACCTGTTCGTGTTCGTCTTCTTCGGCGTGATCGCGGTCGTCGGCACCTACTACGTCCAGGCGGCGGCACTGCTCCCGGGCGCGTTCCCGGTCTGGATCCCGCCGGGAACCGTCACCGTCCCGGCGGTCGTCGCCAGCCTCCCGATCGCCGCGCTCTCGACGAACATCCTCGTGGTGAACAACGTTCGCGACCGCGAGGAGGACGCCGAAACCGGCAAGCGGACGCTCACAGTGCGGTTCGGCTACCGGTTTTCCCGCGCGCAGTTCCTCTCGATGCTCGCGCTGGCGTACGCGGTCCCGTTCTGGTTCCTGCTCCAGGGCTGGTCGATCGTGGTTCTTTCACCCCTGCTGACGCTGCCGTTCGCGGGGCGGATCGCACGGACGGTGCTGACCGAGACCGCCGGGGACGTTCTCAACCCCGCGCTCGAATCGGCAGGCAAGCTGCTGGCCGCGTTCGCGATCCTGTTCGCGGTCGGGCTCGCGATCGGGTGA
- a CDS encoding ABC transporter permease, with protein sequence MRVTEWIRGGVSRTAGTVGFAIRGLRSDRMRTAFAVFGVVLAVLSVTLLVGVGVGVTETGEELFDRSDRDLWVSGGPVDIAPGTVGGFRNPVTDAHTVAAEIDGHEAVRHAGPMAFQVVYVSPDGEEFETLIGTGVPGGGPSIVLEDGEGFTGGDTHYADGSYDGPMTHQVIVDPATAERFDLAVGDTLHVGGTIGDARRNEFEVVGISPTFREFLGTGTATIRLSELQTLTGSAHEDRATLISVRLESGADPEAVRDELQEAYPAYDVRTNREQFLAVLERQAVVLAGGISLAALGVIAGAALSMNLLLSMVYAQRETFAVMRALGMGGRTVVGVALTQAVIVGIAGGAVGLLVTPAAAAGIETIAATVTGFEGLVQVPTEAYLAGGAIAAVFTAIGGVAGAVRVSRIAPLEQLTR encoded by the coding sequence ATGAGAGTCACAGAATGGATCCGAGGCGGGGTATCGCGAACCGCGGGCACCGTCGGGTTCGCGATACGGGGGTTGCGCTCCGATCGGATGCGCACCGCCTTTGCAGTCTTCGGCGTCGTACTCGCGGTGCTGTCGGTGACGCTTCTGGTCGGGGTCGGAGTCGGCGTGACCGAGACCGGCGAGGAACTGTTCGATCGGAGCGACCGCGACCTGTGGGTGTCCGGCGGGCCGGTCGACATCGCGCCCGGCACCGTCGGCGGGTTCCGCAACCCGGTCACCGACGCCCACACCGTGGCAGCGGAGATCGACGGACACGAGGCGGTCCGGCACGCCGGCCCGATGGCATTCCAGGTCGTGTACGTGAGTCCGGACGGCGAGGAGTTCGAGACGCTCATCGGCACCGGCGTTCCCGGCGGTGGCCCTTCGATCGTGCTGGAGGACGGCGAGGGGTTCACCGGCGGTGATACCCACTACGCCGACGGCAGCTACGACGGCCCGATGACCCATCAAGTGATCGTCGACCCCGCGACCGCAGAGCGGTTCGACCTCGCGGTCGGCGACACCTTACACGTCGGCGGCACGATCGGGGACGCCCGACGCAACGAGTTCGAGGTGGTCGGGATCTCGCCGACGTTCAGGGAGTTCCTTGGCACGGGCACCGCCACGATCCGGTTGAGCGAACTGCAGACGCTCACCGGCTCGGCCCACGAAGACCGGGCGACGTTGATCTCGGTGCGGCTGGAATCCGGCGCGGATCCGGAGGCAGTCCGGGACGAACTCCAGGAAGCGTACCCCGCCTACGACGTGCGCACCAACCGGGAACAGTTCCTCGCCGTGCTCGAACGCCAGGCGGTCGTCCTCGCGGGGGGGATCAGCCTGGCGGCGCTCGGCGTGATCGCCGGGGCAGCGCTGTCGATGAACCTGCTGTTGTCGATGGTGTACGCTCAGCGGGAGACGTTCGCGGTGATGCGCGCACTCGGGATGGGAGGTCGAACAGTTGTCGGTGTGGCGTTAACGCAGGCGGTGATCGTGGGGATCGCTGGCGGCGCCGTCGGATTGCTCGTGACGCCGGCCGCGGCCGCAGGGATCGAGACGATCGCGGCGACGGTGACGGGATTCGAGGGACTGGTGCAGGTGCCGACAGAGGCGTACCTCGCGGGCGGTGCCATCGCGGCCGTCTTCACCGCGATCGGCGGCGTCGCCGGCGCGGTTCGCGTGTCCCGGATCGCCCCGCTCGAACAGTTGACCCGGTGA
- a CDS encoding gamma-glutamyltransferase family protein, with protein MADPDLDRFTSRRSTVYGRRGAVATSQPLAAEAGIRSLRQGGNAFDAAVATAAALNVVEPTSTGLGGDVFALYRTADGEVGAMRACGGAPAGATIERVREALAEAEPDGDTDYPWAPETDEPDDVEMPMHGPHTVTVPGTARGWEATARELGTKPLSELLEPAIEYAIEGYPVSEVIASSWSHAEALFRTDNAREAYLVDDRAPETGELVTLPKLGRSMQKIAEEGADVVYEGEIAGEITQEVQSRGGFLSVEDLADFEVEWPEPVSTTYNGAEVYELPPNNQGLIALEALNVAAELGAGDHPLESPECVHYFAEAMKRAFHDGHRYITDPDYEDHPPLGSQSWAKRRAETVGEEASDDVTFGVPDANAEDADTVLLTVADEAGNVVSYINSRFAGFGSGLVAGDTGIALQNRGASFSLDPDHPNRLEPRKRPFHTLIPAVARLGPDDWLAFGVMGGYMQPQGHVQVLSNLVDYELPLQAALDRPRWRYRESGELAVEPHFDSDVAAKLVRRGHDVRILQPLLFGGAQAVRNDDGVLSAATEPRKDGNAQVF; from the coding sequence ATGGCAGACCCCGACCTCGACCGGTTCACTTCGAGGCGTTCGACCGTCTACGGACGGCGCGGTGCAGTCGCGACCAGTCAGCCACTGGCGGCGGAAGCCGGGATACGGAGCCTCCGGCAGGGCGGCAACGCGTTCGACGCGGCCGTCGCGACCGCCGCGGCGCTCAACGTCGTCGAACCGACCTCGACCGGCCTCGGCGGCGACGTGTTCGCGCTCTATCGGACCGCAGACGGCGAGGTGGGCGCGATGCGCGCCTGCGGCGGTGCACCGGCGGGCGCGACGATCGAGCGCGTCCGGGAGGCGCTCGCCGAGGCGGAGCCGGACGGCGACACCGACTACCCGTGGGCGCCCGAGACGGACGAACCCGACGACGTCGAGATGCCGATGCACGGCCCCCACACGGTGACGGTCCCCGGGACCGCCAGGGGGTGGGAGGCGACTGCCCGGGAGCTGGGGACGAAACCGCTCTCGGAGCTGCTCGAGCCCGCGATCGAGTACGCGATCGAGGGATATCCCGTCTCGGAAGTGATCGCGTCCTCCTGGAGCCACGCCGAAGCGCTCTTCCGGACCGACAACGCCAGGGAGGCGTACCTGGTCGACGACAGGGCACCCGAAACCGGAGAGCTGGTGACGCTGCCGAAACTCGGCCGATCGATGCAAAAGATCGCCGAGGAGGGCGCGGACGTCGTCTACGAGGGCGAGATCGCCGGGGAGATCACACAGGAGGTACAGTCGCGGGGCGGGTTCCTGTCCGTCGAAGACCTCGCCGACTTCGAGGTGGAGTGGCCAGAACCGGTTTCGACGACGTACAACGGCGCCGAGGTGTACGAACTTCCCCCGAACAACCAGGGACTGATCGCGCTGGAGGCGCTCAACGTCGCCGCCGAACTGGGCGCCGGCGACCATCCGCTCGAATCGCCCGAATGCGTCCACTACTTCGCGGAGGCGATGAAGCGCGCGTTCCACGACGGCCACCGGTACATCACCGACCCCGACTACGAGGATCATCCCCCGCTTGGGTCGCAGTCGTGGGCGAAACGGCGGGCCGAAACCGTCGGCGAGGAGGCGAGCGACGACGTCACCTTCGGCGTGCCCGATGCGAACGCCGAGGACGCCGACACCGTGCTGCTCACCGTCGCAGACGAGGCGGGCAACGTCGTCTCGTACATCAACTCCCGCTTTGCGGGGTTCGGCTCCGGGCTCGTCGCCGGCGACACCGGAATCGCGTTACAGAACCGCGGGGCGTCGTTCTCGCTCGATCCGGACCACCCGAACCGGCTGGAGCCGAGGAAACGCCCGTTCCACACCCTGATCCCGGCGGTCGCGCGTCTGGGACCGGACGACTGGCTCGCGTTCGGCGTGATGGGCGGATACATGCAGCCGCAGGGGCACGTCCAGGTGCTGTCGAACCTCGTCGACTACGAGCTACCGCTGCAGGCGGCGCTGGACCGGCCGCGCTGGCGCTATCGGGAATCGGGGGAGCTCGCAGTCGAACCCCACTTCGATTCGGACGTGGCGGCGAAACTCGTCCGTCGGGGACACGACGTCCGGATCCTCCAGCCGCTGTTGTTCGGCGGGGCACAGGCGGTCCGCAACGACGACGGGGTGTTGTCTGCGGCGACGGAGCCGCGAAAGGACGGCAACGCGCAGGTGTTCTAG
- a CDS encoding molybdenum cofactor guanylyltransferase yields the protein MKTAVVVAGGRSTRFGGADKAVADLAGTPMIRRVADRIVDVVDAVVINCRDDQVPAIREAMAGYPRRVTFAVDPEPDRGPMAGIMTGLRGVESIAGPDAPAFVVACDMPFVDPGFIEHLFDRVDGYDAAVPRLDDRWFQTTQAVYRAEPMAAACEAALDRGERKIIEPLFDLEYVVIEEAEALEHTTRGAFENLNTREEFRRAEERFLDRERR from the coding sequence ATGAAGACGGCAGTCGTCGTCGCAGGAGGGCGATCGACCCGATTCGGGGGCGCCGACAAGGCGGTCGCCGACCTGGCGGGCACGCCGATGATCCGCCGGGTCGCCGATCGGATCGTCGACGTCGTCGACGCCGTCGTGATCAATTGCCGGGACGATCAGGTCCCTGCGATCCGCGAGGCGATGGCGGGGTATCCCCGCCGCGTCACGTTCGCGGTCGATCCCGAACCCGACCGCGGGCCGATGGCCGGCATCATGACCGGACTCCGGGGCGTCGAATCGATCGCGGGCCCGGACGCGCCGGCGTTCGTCGTCGCCTGCGACATGCCGTTCGTCGATCCCGGCTTCATCGAGCACCTGTTCGATCGCGTCGACGGCTACGACGCGGCGGTCCCCCGACTCGACGATCGGTGGTTCCAGACCACACAGGCCGTCTATCGCGCCGAGCCGATGGCGGCGGCCTGCGAGGCTGCGCTCGACCGGGGCGAACGCAAGATCATCGAGCCCCTGTTCGACCTGGAGTACGTCGTCATCGAGGAGGCGGAAGCGCTGGAACACACCACGAGGGGCGCCTTCGAGAACCTCAACACCCGCGAGGAGTTCCGCCGGGCCGAAGAGCGGTTCCTCGACCGGGAGCGTCGCTGA
- a CDS encoding pyridoxal-phosphate-dependent aminotransferase family protein, producing the protein MARNSETDELVPPDRTLLGPGPSDAHPRVLKAMATPFVGYLDDYYVEVMDDVQELLRMLFCTDNEYTFAVSGTGSAAMETAFANLVEPGETVLVPSNGYFGDRMGQIAERAGGEVVTVDAPWGEPLDPDDVAAAFDRHEPTVFGFVHGETSTGARQTQIPELARIAHDHDAYVIADTVASLGGVEFRTDEWGVDVVYSGSQKCLSAPPGSSPITFNDRAVQKVHDREEPVRSWYLDLEGVWEYWGAERNYHHTGPTATTYALREALRMVEEEGLEDRWARHRRVAGALKAGVEAMGVPLNVDDDHWLPTLNPVQVPDGVDDGRVIDRLMDEHGIEIVGGLGALSGDIFRVGCMGNSARPENITHFIAAFGSILAEEGADVDSDAGAVAAARALEE; encoded by the coding sequence ATGGCGCGCAACTCGGAGACCGACGAGCTGGTACCGCCGGATCGGACGCTTCTGGGCCCCGGCCCGAGCGACGCCCACCCCCGGGTGCTGAAGGCGATGGCCACCCCGTTCGTCGGCTATCTCGACGACTACTACGTCGAGGTGATGGACGACGTTCAGGAGCTGCTCCGGATGCTGTTTTGCACCGACAACGAGTACACCTTCGCGGTCAGCGGCACCGGCTCGGCGGCCATGGAGACCGCCTTCGCGAACCTCGTCGAGCCCGGCGAGACCGTCCTCGTGCCGTCAAACGGCTACTTCGGGGACCGCATGGGGCAGATCGCCGAGCGGGCGGGGGGCGAAGTCGTCACCGTCGACGCGCCGTGGGGCGAACCGCTCGATCCCGACGACGTGGCCGCGGCGTTCGACCGCCACGAGCCGACCGTGTTCGGGTTCGTCCACGGCGAGACGAGCACCGGGGCGCGACAAACGCAGATCCCCGAGCTCGCGCGGATCGCCCACGACCACGACGCGTACGTGATCGCCGACACGGTCGCCTCGCTGGGCGGGGTGGAGTTCCGGACCGACGAGTGGGGCGTCGACGTGGTGTACTCGGGCTCCCAGAAGTGCCTCTCGGCGCCGCCGGGATCCAGCCCGATCACCTTCAACGACCGCGCTGTTCAGAAGGTCCACGACAGGGAGGAGCCGGTCCGATCGTGGTATCTCGACCTGGAGGGCGTCTGGGAGTACTGGGGCGCCGAACGGAACTACCACCACACGGGACCGACCGCGACGACGTATGCGCTCCGCGAGGCGCTCCGGATGGTCGAGGAGGAGGGCCTGGAGGACCGCTGGGCCCGCCACCGCCGGGTCGCCGGCGCGCTCAAGGCCGGCGTCGAGGCGATGGGGGTGCCCCTGAACGTGGACGACGACCACTGGCTGCCGACGCTCAATCCCGTGCAGGTGCCCGACGGCGTCGACGACGGCCGGGTGATCGACCGTCTGATGGACGAACACGGCATCGAGATCGTCGGCGGTCTCGGGGCGCTGTCGGGCGACATCTTCCGGGTCGGCTGTATGGGCAACTCCGCCCGGCCGGAGAACATCACCCACTTCATTGCCGCGTTCGGCTCGATCCTCGCCGAGGAGGGAGCCGACGTCGACTCCGACGCCGGCGCCGTGGCGGCAGCACGCGCACTCGAGGAGTGA
- a CDS encoding mandelate racemase/muconate lactonizing enzyme family protein, which translates to MRIRPFSVPLVAPLSTARGEISQRRGFLVGIGGGGEDNDASKAEPTVQGIGEATPLPGWTEPYGRCRKELEAFAAASGDAASAVDPPEAPAARHGVALARLDRDARTANASLAERLSNRHGTGAAPADTVPVNATVGDGSPAETAASCREAVDVGFDCLKVKVGNRALSGDLERLRAVRDAVGEAVTLRADANGAWSRGTAERAIEQFGAFGVDYVEQPLPADDLEGHAHLRSRGVGIALDESLAVRGDGETSPLDRVRRAIEAEAADVVVLKPMALGGPDLTVEAATAAREAGVEPVITTTIDAVVARTAAVHVAAAIPDVSACGLATGGLLAEDLAPDPAPAEGGRIRVPDGPGIADGAFDGLCDGTDGG; encoded by the coding sequence ATGCGGATTCGTCCCTTTTCAGTGCCGCTCGTCGCGCCGCTTTCGACCGCACGCGGGGAAATCTCCCAGCGTCGAGGGTTTCTCGTTGGGATCGGAGGGGGCGGCGAAGACAACGACGCGTCGAAAGCGGAACCGACGGTTCAGGGAATCGGAGAGGCGACGCCGCTTCCGGGGTGGACCGAGCCGTACGGCCGCTGTCGGAAGGAACTCGAGGCGTTCGCTGCCGCAAGCGGGGACGCGGCGTCCGCCGTCGATCCACCCGAGGCGCCGGCGGCCCGCCACGGCGTCGCGCTGGCTCGGCTCGACCGGGACGCCCGGACCGCGAACGCGTCACTCGCCGAACGGCTCTCGAACCGCCATGGAACCGGCGCCGCTCCAGCCGACACGGTGCCGGTCAACGCCACCGTCGGCGACGGATCGCCGGCAGAGACGGCAGCCAGCTGCCGTGAGGCCGTCGACGTGGGGTTCGACTGTCTCAAAGTCAAGGTCGGCAATCGGGCGCTCTCGGGCGATCTCGAGCGGCTGCGCGCCGTCAGGGATGCCGTCGGGGAGGCGGTGACGCTCCGGGCGGACGCGAACGGCGCATGGAGCCGGGGGACGGCCGAGCGAGCAATCGAGCAATTCGGCGCGTTCGGCGTCGACTACGTCGAACAGCCCCTCCCTGCCGACGATCTCGAGGGACACGCCCACCTCCGCAGCCGGGGGGTCGGCATCGCACTCGACGAATCGCTCGCAGTTCGAGGGGACGGCGAAACCAGCCCACTCGACCGGGTCCGGCGGGCAATCGAGGCGGAGGCGGCAGACGTCGTCGTGTTGAAGCCGATGGCGCTCGGGGGGCCAGATCTGACAGTCGAGGCGGCGACGGCGGCCAGGGAGGCCGGCGTCGAGCCCGTGATCACGACCACGATCGACGCCGTCGTCGCCCGGACTGCCGCCGTCCACGTCGCCGCGGCGATTCCCGACGTTTCCGCGTGTGGACTCGCAACGGGCGGACTGCTCGCCGAGGATCTCGCGCCGGATCCCGCGCCCGCCGAGGGCGGTCGGATCCGCGTTCCCGACGGACCGGGGATCGCGGATGGGGCGTTCGACGGGCTCTGTGACGGCACGGACGGCGGGTAG
- a CDS encoding NAD-dependent epimerase/dehydratase family protein translates to METPHESHTINATGTLNVLDAAREHDVRVVVASSAAIYGHPEDTPIDESHPKEPTSPYGLDKLTADHYTRLYHDLYDLDTVALRYFNVYGPGQTGGDYAGVVSVFIEQALAGDDITVHGEGDQTRDFVFVEDVVRANLAAARTDHVGEAYNVGTGESVSIRELAELIQDLTDTDSDIVHTDPREGDIDHSRADISTARAKLDFEPTVSLREGLERTIEWFEPTE, encoded by the coding sequence ATCGAGACGCCCCACGAGAGCCACACCATCAACGCCACCGGCACCCTGAACGTCCTCGACGCCGCCCGCGAACACGACGTCAGGGTCGTCGTCGCTTCCAGCGCCGCGATCTACGGCCACCCCGAAGACACTCCGATCGACGAATCCCACCCGAAAGAACCCACCTCGCCGTACGGCCTCGACAAACTCACCGCCGACCACTACACCCGTCTGTATCACGACCTCTACGACCTCGACACCGTCGCACTCCGGTATTTCAATGTCTATGGACCCGGACAAACCGGCGGCGACTACGCAGGGGTCGTCAGCGTCTTCATCGAACAGGCCCTCGCCGGCGACGACATCACGGTCCACGGGGAAGGCGATCAGACCCGGGATTTCGTCTTCGTCGAGGACGTCGTCCGGGCCAATCTTGCGGCTGCCCGGACCGACCATGTCGGCGAGGCGTACAACGTCGGCACCGGCGAGTCGGTTTCGATCCGCGAACTCGCCGAACTTATCCAGGATCTCACCGACACCGACTCGGATATCGTCCACACCGACCCCCGCGAGGGTGACATCGACCACTCCAGAGCAGACATCTCGACGGCCCGGGCGAAACTCGACTTCGAACCCACCGTCTCGCTCCGGGAGGGCCTCGAACGCACGATCGAGTGGTTCGAGCCAACCGAGTAG
- the hjc gene encoding Holliday junction resolvase Hjc gives MSANRKGDRRERELVNALDEAGFAVMRAPASGSATDRELPDVLAGNGEMFYAIEAKSSAGDPIYLSGEEVEALVYFARNFGAKPRIGVRFDREDWYFFHPGDLYTTDAGSYRVKKETALAEGTDFAEFVGESKRTTLDDL, from the coding sequence ATGTCCGCAAACCGGAAGGGAGACAGACGGGAGCGCGAACTCGTCAACGCGCTCGACGAGGCGGGATTCGCGGTGATGCGCGCGCCGGCGAGCGGCAGCGCGACCGATCGGGAACTCCCGGACGTGCTCGCCGGCAACGGCGAGATGTTTTACGCCATCGAGGCGAAATCCAGCGCCGGCGACCCGATCTATCTCAGCGGGGAGGAGGTCGAGGCGCTGGTGTACTTCGCGCGGAACTTCGGCGCCAAACCCCGGATCGGCGTCCGGTTCGACCGCGAGGACTGGTACTTCTTTCACCCGGGAGATCTCTACACCACCGACGCCGGGAGCTACCGCGTCAAAAAGGAGACCGCGCTCGCGGAGGGCACCGACTTCGCGGAGTTCGTCGGCGAGTCGAAACGGACGACCCTCGACGATCTGTGA
- the fer gene encoding ferredoxin Fer has protein sequence MSELEGVAVEDLREWIEHVSEKESAQFLMIALASAEEGRDVGELADLYGLDGDEIADWIDTANEESLVTAVARTEGVDVDELADTYGLSPRTVLDWFRNLEGEPIPDAAAVIARYSQRGSAPVVRQTPARVTYLDYEAIHANGWSVEDDDLFEKASEVYRLNSEEYGRILVEPGETILEAAENRGLSWPYACRGGACANCAVLVKEGDVAMPGNHVLTDDQVNVMNARLTCVGVPVTDAVKLVTNVQQLEDFEDLRLPSPLGESDTPPSA, from the coding sequence ATGTCCGAACTGGAAGGCGTCGCGGTCGAGGATCTCCGGGAGTGGATCGAACACGTGTCCGAAAAGGAGTCGGCGCAGTTCCTGATGATCGCGCTCGCGAGCGCCGAAGAGGGGCGCGACGTCGGCGAACTGGCCGACCTGTACGGGCTCGACGGCGACGAGATCGCAGACTGGATCGACACCGCCAACGAGGAGTCGCTCGTCACTGCGGTCGCCCGAACCGAGGGCGTCGACGTCGACGAACTCGCCGATACGTACGGCCTCTCGCCGCGGACGGTGCTCGACTGGTTCCGGAACCTCGAGGGGGAGCCGATCCCGGACGCGGCGGCAGTCATTGCGCGGTACAGCCAGCGCGGATCCGCGCCGGTCGTCCGGCAGACGCCCGCGCGGGTGACCTACCTCGACTACGAAGCGATCCACGCCAACGGCTGGTCCGTCGAAGACGACGACCTGTTCGAGAAGGCCTCCGAGGTGTACCGCCTGAATTCCGAAGAGTACGGCCGTATCCTGGTCGAGCCAGGCGAGACGATCCTCGAGGCCGCCGAGAACCGCGGGCTGTCGTGGCCGTACGCCTGTCGCGGCGGTGCCTGCGCGAACTGTGCGGTGCTCGTAAAGGAGGGCGACGTCGCGATGCCCGGCAACCACGTGCTCACTGACGACCAGGTCAACGTGATGAACGCCCGGCTCACCTGCGTCGGCGTTCCGGTGACGGATGCGGTAAAGCTCGTGACGAACGTCCAGCAGCTCGAGGACTTCGAGGACCTCCGTCTGCCGTCGCCCCTGGGCGAAAGCGACACGCCGCCGTCGGCGTGA